AAAATATCCTTTATAATATGAATTTAACTAAGGTAATAAATGAAAAAAAGAACCGCTAAACAAACAAAAGAACTAATTTTAAGTACTGCTATTGGTTTATTTGCTAAAAAAGGTTTTGATGGGCTCAGAGTTGATGAACTTGCACTTGATGCTGGAATAAATAAAGCTACAATTTATTATCATTTTAAAGATAAAAGTTTTATTTTTGAAACAATATTACTTTATTTGTCAGAATTTATCATAAATGAGATTGAAAAACGACAAAAAAATATTATTGACCCTAAAAATAAATTAGAAAATTTTTTAGATGCAATTATTTTTGTTATGACAAGTAAAAGAGACTTAGCAAAAATTATGATGCAAGAATTAGCTTTTAATGGTAAAAACCTTACTGATGATGTAACAAAACATTTTTTTAAAATAATTTA
This DNA window, taken from Arcobacter sp. F2176, encodes the following:
- a CDS encoding TetR/AcrR family transcriptional regulator, with the translated sequence MKKRTAKQTKELILSTAIGLFAKKGFDGLRVDELALDAGINKATIYYHFKDKSFIFETILLYLSEFIINEIEKRQKNIIDPKNKLENFLDAIIFVMTSKRDLAKIMMQELAFNGKNLTDDVTKHFFKIIYTLKLILKEGNEQNLFKNIDPLLVHATIIGSLNYYYTMKEAEIDKKDEEYKIDISQESANEIKEMILSYIIK